The following proteins are co-located in the Spirosoma montaniterrae genome:
- a CDS encoding LuxR family transcriptional regulator, with amino-acid sequence MNESTQAQEAAQKFALRRRDFSILVAQAELFNCEVLSQLLKEQGYNVVGRAIEMEDTLQQIRVKRPKCVILESEMSGRRSFDIVQQMQQSNQQTKFILYTSKPDLRLVANAMQMGFFGFLYSSDGLDELYRCFQIVSSGGCYYSSGFMNLLKNYGVEIISEQTREELSRLTEREREVLRMVSCGHTSNEIADQLGISYRTAVNHKAHIAKKLGLDGCRQLPRYGIAVKNYI; translated from the coding sequence ATGAACGAGTCAACACAGGCCCAGGAGGCCGCCCAGAAATTCGCACTTCGACGCCGGGATTTTTCGATTCTTGTAGCCCAGGCTGAATTATTCAACTGTGAAGTACTTAGCCAGCTATTGAAGGAGCAGGGATATAACGTAGTGGGACGCGCCATTGAGATGGAAGACACCCTGCAACAGATTCGGGTCAAGCGTCCTAAGTGTGTTATTCTCGAATCTGAAATGTCGGGTCGGCGTAGTTTCGATATTGTGCAGCAGATGCAACAGAGCAACCAGCAAACCAAGTTCATACTGTATACCAGTAAGCCCGACCTGCGTTTGGTTGCCAACGCGATGCAGATGGGATTTTTTGGGTTTCTCTATTCCAGCGACGGCCTCGATGAACTCTACCGCTGCTTTCAGATCGTGAGCAGTGGGGGGTGCTATTATAGTAGTGGCTTTATGAATCTGTTGAAAAACTACGGTGTGGAGATAATATCAGAGCAGACACGAGAGGAATTGTCGCGTTTAACCGAGCGTGAGCGGGAAGTCTTACGTATGGTTTCGTGCGGGCATACGTCTAATGAAATAGCTGATCAGTTGGGCATTAGCTACCGAACAGCCGTGAACCACAAGGCACACATTGCTAAAAAATTGGGATTAGATGGATGCCGGCAGTTACCTCGTTACGGAATTGCAGTCAAAAACTATATTTAA
- a CDS encoding LytTR family DNA-binding domain-containing protein codes for MKEIRINRQFLRDPLNGVLILIGMIVLIEAVSWSIGYNIKVRLMAEAGGFMPYVGALARSMILPELFTFCAIIFLLNLTHAWFKIDRVANKWKDIARYQLFFLPVLLVSFPLFNPVTQTIRYVMEQFPTYSFKEYWQSYIVYTFSWAVYFKYLFPVTFMGYVALNMSLLKDYLQQRKEAQEAAQTQADQVTEKAIALMATIPQPPTNSNYLAHLKGKGASGELDFPVNDVYYFTIEDRFYYAELAKGRYLVGKTLNELETELDPAQFMRIKRDYIVNRHAVMSYAYWENGKYIVRLNTPDNFEIVVPRARMHEFREWLQGNARLSGTDPAPGSLVLAPS; via the coding sequence ATGAAGGAGATTCGAATCAATCGGCAATTTTTACGCGATCCGCTCAACGGCGTGTTGATCCTGATTGGTATGATCGTGCTGATCGAAGCTGTTTCCTGGTCGATAGGTTACAATATTAAAGTCCGGCTCATGGCCGAAGCAGGTGGCTTCATGCCATACGTTGGCGCATTGGCCCGAAGCATGATATTACCCGAACTTTTCACCTTTTGTGCCATAATTTTCTTACTTAATCTGACTCACGCATGGTTTAAAATAGACCGGGTAGCCAATAAATGGAAAGATATTGCCCGTTATCAGCTCTTCTTTCTGCCTGTTCTTTTAGTATCGTTTCCACTGTTCAATCCAGTAACACAAACGATACGTTACGTTATGGAGCAGTTTCCGACATACTCATTTAAAGAATACTGGCAGAGTTACATAGTGTATACCTTTTCTTGGGCTGTATACTTCAAGTATCTATTTCCAGTTACTTTCATGGGTTATGTTGCACTCAACATGTCCCTGTTGAAAGATTACCTTCAGCAACGTAAAGAGGCTCAGGAAGCTGCCCAAACACAAGCCGACCAAGTGACCGAGAAAGCCATTGCCCTGATGGCAACGATTCCTCAGCCGCCAACCAACTCGAACTACTTAGCTCACCTGAAAGGCAAAGGTGCCAGTGGCGAACTCGACTTTCCAGTTAATGACGTTTACTATTTCACTATTGAAGACCGATTCTACTACGCTGAGCTGGCAAAAGGTCGGTACTTGGTTGGCAAAACACTCAATGAACTGGAAACGGAGTTAGACCCAGCCCAGTTTATGCGTATTAAACGCGATTATATTGTCAATCGACACGCAGTTATGAGCTATGCTTACTGGGAAAACGGGAAATATATCGTTCGGCTAAACACCCCCGATAATTTCGAAATTGTTGTTCCCCGCGCCCGAATGCACGAGTTCCGAGAGTGGTTGCAGGGCAACGCGCGTCTTAGCGGCACCGACCCTGCTCCCGGTTCGTTGGTATTAGCTCCCTCTTAA
- a CDS encoding Rne/Rng family ribonuclease: MSNELVISSTQKGDRIALLQNKRLLEYHEEELDSSFTVGDLYLGTVKKLSSGLNAAFVDVGHEKDGFLHYQDLGPNINSLTRLVKDVIAKRVTTGRLNGSKLEPAIEKIGKIDKVLTKNMPILVQVVKEPISTKGPRLSCDISIAGRYLVLVPFSDGVNLSKKITDRAERSRLLRLMSSLKPQNFGVIVRTVAQDKDVEELDRDLQNSLEKWEQAIKALADAKPRDRVLGEMNRASSILRDMLNESFESITVDTRESFDDIRNYIHTIAPDKEKIVKLYSGKAKVFEALGLEKQLKSLFGRSVSLPGGGYLIIEHTEALHVIDVNSGNKSNSEEDQEATAISVNREAAKEIARQLRLRDMGGIIVVDFIDMKKAENKKLLQDIMRDEMKADRSKFTILPLTKFGLMQITRQRVRPEMNIVTREVCPTCSGTGTIQASVLVTDVIENNLDYILTKQNERGITITMHPFLYAYYTKGIYSKQMQWYVKYKTWVKLVKDSSFGIVNFKFLNKSGDEIEVNSVS, encoded by the coding sequence GTGAGTAATGAATTAGTAATCAGTTCAACTCAGAAAGGTGATCGGATCGCGCTCTTGCAAAACAAGAGATTGCTGGAGTATCACGAAGAAGAGTTAGACAGCAGCTTTACCGTTGGCGATCTTTACTTAGGAACCGTTAAAAAACTGTCGTCGGGCCTTAATGCGGCTTTCGTGGACGTGGGCCATGAGAAAGACGGTTTTTTGCATTATCAAGACCTGGGACCGAATATTAATTCGCTTACCAGGTTGGTAAAGGATGTAATTGCCAAACGCGTAACAACGGGGCGGCTCAACGGCAGCAAGCTGGAACCCGCTATCGAGAAGATCGGAAAGATCGACAAAGTCCTGACCAAGAATATGCCTATTCTGGTTCAGGTAGTGAAGGAACCTATCTCAACGAAAGGCCCACGCCTTTCCTGCGACATTTCTATTGCTGGACGCTATTTGGTACTGGTGCCGTTTTCTGATGGCGTAAATCTGTCTAAGAAAATTACTGACCGTGCCGAACGGTCACGGCTGCTTCGCCTGATGTCGTCGCTAAAACCCCAGAATTTCGGCGTAATTGTACGAACAGTAGCCCAGGATAAAGACGTTGAAGAACTTGACCGCGATCTGCAAAATTCGCTGGAAAAGTGGGAGCAGGCCATCAAAGCGTTAGCCGACGCCAAACCCCGCGACCGGGTGTTGGGCGAGATGAATCGGGCGTCGTCGATTCTGCGCGACATGCTCAACGAATCGTTTGAGAGTATTACGGTCGATACGCGCGAATCGTTTGATGACATTCGGAACTACATTCATACAATCGCTCCTGACAAAGAGAAGATTGTCAAGCTCTACAGCGGCAAAGCGAAGGTATTTGAGGCTCTTGGTCTGGAGAAACAGCTAAAGTCACTGTTTGGGCGATCTGTGAGCTTACCGGGGGGGGGCTACCTGATTATTGAGCATACGGAAGCTTTACACGTTATCGACGTGAATAGTGGTAACAAATCGAATTCTGAAGAAGATCAGGAAGCGACTGCCATCAGCGTCAACCGCGAAGCTGCAAAGGAAATTGCCCGGCAACTTCGATTGCGCGACATGGGGGGCATTATCGTTGTGGATTTTATCGACATGAAAAAAGCAGAGAATAAAAAGCTGCTTCAGGATATCATGCGCGATGAGATGAAAGCTGACCGCTCTAAATTCACTATTTTGCCGCTGACCAAGTTTGGGCTAATGCAAATAACCCGGCAGCGGGTGCGGCCCGAAATGAATATTGTTACACGCGAAGTTTGCCCAACCTGTAGTGGTACTGGCACAATTCAGGCCAGCGTGTTAGTTACAGATGTCATTGAAAACAACCTCGACTACATTTTAACCAAACAGAACGAACGTGGTATTACAATTACTATGCACCCGTTTCTGTATGCTTACTACACCAAAGGCATTTACTCAAAACAAATGCAGTGGTATGTTAAATACAAGACTTGGGTTAAACTTGTAAAAGACAGTTCCTTCGGAATTGTCAACTTTAAGTTTCTAAATAAGTCTGGTGATGAAATAGAGGTGAACAGTGTTTCGTAG
- a CDS encoding tetratricopeptide repeat protein: MNKYVLFVIGIAVLATVGLFSLPKVVVRNEGKQLSAARGGRTTDSLNAAASVGTPDPSQPDRSAMHEKPMTPEQKKQIDVLRAAWASSGESQKEATAEKLIAVFRELTRFDSAAFYAGQLATAQPTERNLLRAGDQYFEAYTFAVDEQKTASLGQKTRDFYQKVLAKNPTLLAAKANMAMTFVNTNTPMQGIMLLREVLEQDPTNELALFNLGLLSMRSNQYERAIERFRQILVNNPSSRKAQFYLGISLAEAGQKAEAQKVLAQVKQQEKDPQILAAIREYEERLSK, translated from the coding sequence ATGAACAAGTATGTGCTGTTTGTTATCGGTATAGCTGTTCTGGCAACAGTAGGCTTATTCTCACTACCCAAAGTGGTGGTTCGGAACGAAGGCAAACAGCTCAGTGCGGCTCGGGGCGGGCGCACTACCGATTCGCTCAATGCAGCCGCATCGGTAGGTACGCCCGACCCAAGCCAGCCTGACCGGTCGGCTATGCACGAGAAGCCGATGACGCCCGAACAGAAAAAGCAAATCGACGTACTTCGGGCTGCATGGGCATCGTCAGGTGAGAGCCAGAAAGAAGCTACAGCCGAGAAACTGATTGCTGTTTTTCGGGAGTTGACACGCTTCGATAGTGCGGCTTTTTACGCTGGCCAACTGGCTACTGCACAGCCTACCGAACGCAATTTGCTCCGGGCGGGTGATCAGTATTTTGAAGCGTATACGTTTGCTGTTGATGAGCAAAAGACGGCTTCGCTGGGTCAGAAAACACGCGATTTTTACCAGAAAGTGCTGGCTAAAAATCCAACGCTGCTGGCCGCAAAAGCCAATATGGCGATGACGTTTGTGAACACCAACACGCCTATGCAGGGAATTATGCTGCTGCGTGAGGTGTTGGAGCAGGACCCGACCAATGAACTGGCGTTGTTTAATCTGGGACTGCTATCCATGCGGTCGAATCAGTACGAACGGGCCATTGAGCGTTTTCGTCAGATTCTGGTCAACAATCCGTCGAGCCGAAAAGCGCAATTTTATTTAGGTATCAGCTTAGCTGAGGCCGGGCAAAAAGCCGAAGCGCAAAAAGTGCTTGCGCAGGTGAAGCAGCAGGAAAAAGACCCGCAAATTTTGGCCGCCATTCGCGAATACGAAGAACGGCTTTCAAAATAG
- a CDS encoding HU family DNA-binding protein, with translation MTKADVIAEIADKTGIDKAEVTNTLETFFSVVKDSLAEGENIYVRGFGSFINKKRAKKVARNISQNTAMVIDEHFIPSFKPAKVFVEQVKTSDKAKVTAE, from the coding sequence GTGACGAAAGCAGACGTAATTGCAGAGATCGCCGATAAGACCGGGATTGATAAGGCCGAGGTGACCAATACCCTCGAAACATTCTTCTCGGTGGTGAAAGACTCGTTGGCCGAGGGAGAGAACATCTATGTGAGAGGGTTCGGCAGTTTCATCAACAAGAAAAGAGCGAAAAAAGTAGCCCGTAATATTTCCCAAAACACCGCTATGGTGATTGACGAGCACTTTATTCCCAGTTTCAAGCCTGCGAAAGTTTTTGTTGAGCAGGTGAAAACCAGTGACAAAGCCAAAGTAACGGCTGAGTAA
- the mutY gene encoding A/G-specific adenine glycosylase, translating into MDWQSDANDIEAGFAPTLEAWYERHKRDLPWRHTRDPYRIWLSEVILQQTRVAQGKPYYERFIDAYPTIADMARADERELLRLWQGLGYYSRARNLHQTARYVTDELAGKFPDSFQKLLKMKGIGVYTAAAVASFAFGERVAVVDGNVYRVLARVFGIADDITTTTAKKTFAALAQRLIQQANDPAIYNQAIMEFGAIQCTPVLPDCLLCPLQQQCIAYQTGRQQKLPVKAKKSPVRERYFQYIVFRNGNRIAMRERLGRDIWQNLYEFCCLETDEPKARLSEFDLPDMVAGLVQQGVLSAEPVEGVQLLSHQRIRAVFYEIVLPDTVTDTLPMGLQWYSAAAVHDLPKPVLITNYLAKRFG; encoded by the coding sequence TTGGATTGGCAATCAGACGCTAACGATATTGAAGCCGGTTTCGCCCCAACGCTCGAAGCCTGGTATGAACGCCATAAACGCGACCTGCCGTGGCGGCATACCCGCGACCCCTATCGCATCTGGCTCTCGGAGGTAATTCTCCAGCAAACACGCGTGGCGCAGGGTAAACCTTATTACGAACGCTTCATTGACGCCTACCCGACAATTGCCGACATGGCCCGCGCCGATGAACGTGAACTGCTCCGGCTCTGGCAAGGTCTCGGCTATTATTCCCGTGCCCGTAACTTGCATCAGACTGCTCGTTACGTAACCGACGAACTGGCCGGAAAGTTTCCCGATTCGTTTCAAAAGTTGTTGAAAATGAAAGGGATAGGTGTATATACGGCGGCAGCCGTTGCCTCGTTTGCCTTTGGCGAACGGGTGGCGGTCGTTGATGGCAACGTGTATCGGGTGCTGGCGCGGGTGTTTGGTATTGCTGATGACATCACGACCACGACGGCTAAAAAAACATTCGCTGCACTGGCGCAACGGCTTATTCAGCAGGCAAATGACCCAGCGATTTACAATCAGGCCATTATGGAATTCGGAGCCATTCAGTGTACGCCTGTATTGCCCGATTGTCTGTTATGTCCATTACAACAACAGTGCATAGCCTACCAGACCGGGCGGCAGCAAAAACTGCCCGTGAAAGCCAAAAAATCGCCTGTTCGGGAACGCTATTTTCAATACATAGTATTCCGAAACGGCAACAGAATTGCCATGCGCGAACGACTCGGGCGAGATATTTGGCAGAATTTGTACGAATTTTGTTGCCTCGAAACAGACGAGCCTAAAGCTCGACTGTCTGAGTTTGACTTGCCCGACATGGTAGCGGGCCTGGTACAGCAGGGAGTACTGAGCGCAGAGCCGGTTGAGGGCGTACAATTGCTGTCACACCAGCGTATCCGGGCTGTTTTTTATGAGATTGTGCTGCCTGATACAGTTACTGACACTCTGCCTATGGGTTTGCAATGGTATTCAGCAGCAGCCGTGCATGACCTGCCAAAGCCAGTTTTGATTACCAACTATTTGGCAAAAAGGTTTGGATAA
- a CDS encoding single-stranded DNA-binding protein: MASLNKVILIGNVGNDPDVRYLDGGSVVAKFSVATNERYTTRTGEQVESTEWFRVEVWNDQAKTVEKYVRKGQQIYVEGRLRTETYTDREGKERFALNVRATTFQFLGGPNDRQDEAPAQQQQAAPRQQAAPAPAQRPQAAPAPARQQPARQEAAPAPAAFDNSGGDDDLPF, encoded by the coding sequence ATGGCAAGTTTGAATAAAGTGATTCTGATTGGTAATGTTGGCAACGACCCGGACGTCCGGTATTTAGATGGCGGTTCGGTGGTTGCAAAGTTTAGCGTTGCCACGAATGAACGCTATACGACCCGCACGGGCGAGCAGGTCGAATCTACTGAATGGTTCCGCGTGGAGGTTTGGAACGATCAGGCGAAAACCGTTGAGAAGTATGTGCGCAAAGGGCAACAAATTTATGTTGAAGGCCGTCTGCGCACAGAAACGTATACAGACCGTGAGGGTAAAGAACGGTTTGCACTGAATGTTCGGGCTACAACGTTCCAGTTTCTGGGTGGCCCCAACGACCGGCAGGATGAAGCCCCGGCTCAGCAGCAACAGGCCGCTCCACGTCAGCAGGCCGCGCCCGCCCCGGCCCAACGCCCACAAGCCGCTCCGGCTCCGGCCCGTCAGCAGCCCGCACGTCAGGAGGCTGCACCTGCGCCAGCCGCGTTTGATAATTCCGGTGGAGATGACGACCTGCCGTTCTAA
- the gldE gene encoding gliding motility-associated protein GldE, whose product MDLSDPLPRQVLPAQFGWSTYFDLYGPYVALILLLITLAGLVSASEAAFFSLSPDDRARCRDSQHTGEQRIASLLDRPKRLLASLVIFNNLLNIAIVVIVTYLTWEASQASHDSGWLLSGVTLVTTLAIVLFGEIVPKVYASQNNMSVARRTAPLAQVGLAVFKPLALLLVNLSNQVDKRIERKGYKLSVEELSQAVELTGTDATAEEKEILKGIVNFSNLMARQVMRARLDISAVSDELTFPELLEQINASGYSRVPVYHESLDQIEGILYIKDLLPHIHETESFVWQSLLRPAFFIPENKKVDDLLHAFQKRRVHIAIVVDEYGGTRGLVTLEDIIEEIFGEINDEFDEETPVGYRREDERTVVFEGKTSLTDVCRVLNVDATTFESVQGDSESLGGLLLELFGRLPQSGDETVYANFTFTVLSADDKRIQEVRVVRNSNP is encoded by the coding sequence ATGGACCTTAGTGATCCTCTTCCTCGACAGGTGCTTCCAGCTCAATTTGGCTGGAGCACCTATTTCGATTTATATGGCCCTTACGTGGCCCTGATTCTGCTGCTTATCACACTGGCCGGGTTGGTATCAGCCTCCGAAGCGGCTTTCTTCTCTCTGTCTCCCGACGACCGTGCCCGTTGCCGCGACAGTCAGCATACGGGCGAACAGCGTATTGCTTCTCTGCTCGACCGCCCCAAGCGGCTGCTGGCGTCGTTAGTGATATTCAATAATTTACTTAACATAGCCATTGTCGTCATCGTCACTTACCTGACATGGGAGGCTTCACAGGCATCGCACGATTCGGGGTGGCTGCTGTCGGGGGTTACGCTTGTAACTACGTTGGCTATTGTCTTATTCGGCGAAATTGTGCCAAAAGTATATGCCAGTCAGAACAACATGAGCGTGGCCCGCCGAACGGCTCCACTGGCGCAGGTTGGCCTGGCTGTGTTCAAGCCGCTGGCACTGCTGCTGGTGAATCTGAGTAATCAGGTCGATAAGCGCATCGAACGAAAGGGGTATAAACTTAGTGTCGAAGAATTGAGTCAGGCCGTTGAACTGACTGGCACCGATGCTACTGCCGAAGAAAAAGAAATCCTGAAAGGGATTGTTAATTTCAGCAATCTTATGGCCCGGCAGGTGATGCGGGCCCGGCTCGACATTTCGGCAGTTAGCGACGAACTGACATTCCCTGAGCTACTCGAACAAATAAATGCGTCCGGCTATTCGCGGGTACCGGTTTACCATGAGTCGCTTGATCAGATTGAGGGGATTCTGTACATCAAAGACCTGCTGCCCCACATTCATGAAACCGAATCGTTTGTCTGGCAGTCGTTACTGCGCCCGGCGTTTTTCATCCCTGAGAATAAAAAAGTGGACGATTTGCTACATGCCTTTCAAAAACGGCGTGTACACATCGCTATCGTTGTCGATGAATATGGCGGCACACGCGGGCTGGTAACGCTCGAAGATATTATCGAAGAAATTTTCGGCGAGATCAACGACGAATTTGATGAAGAAACGCCCGTGGGCTACCGGCGCGAAGACGAGCGAACGGTGGTATTCGAAGGCAAAACGTCGCTGACCGACGTATGCCGGGTACTAAACGTGGATGCTACAACATTTGAATCCGTGCAGGGCGATAGCGAATCGCTCGGTGGATTGTTGCTCGAATTGTTTGGGCGTTTACCCCAATCTGGCGATGAAACCGTATATGCGAATTTCACTTTTACGGTATTGTCGGCTGATGATAAACGTATTCAGGAGGTTCGGGTAGTTCGTAACTCAAACCCATAG
- a CDS encoding LBF_2804 family protein yields the protein MSTRPPNSSSGPFDHLAMRYLRQALDTAHPTDEPYVLNRTEHRIIRRAKITTLLMAALVGVLGVLLLYWPQYSWPHLFASTSVTILGTVYSLPLTTILYGLLLVYIEVNMLIMLNLRGVKAIMKACQFPRAHDPQYETHLRALADAALQRSSRGLLRFGIDPYLTMPRWGLTIYFLLNLAKAALGSLVLKFLLRRFLGRFAFRQVTDLAGMPVYALWNAWSSWRVLHEAQIRVIAPATIQEFVNELYDEWKNDPQFQRLILEALQYAAIMKRQYNYAHHLLVEKLIERFNLETTQTLTGHFVEQFVQAPADVRHGLERLLIFGVLIDGRLSWAEKQKLRRLRRSGFLTYSSDDVARLGQEYNEGKGLWV from the coding sequence ATGTCAACCCGGCCACCCAACAGCAGCAGCGGTCCATTCGACCACCTGGCAATGCGGTATTTGCGGCAGGCACTCGACACCGCCCACCCTACCGATGAGCCGTATGTATTGAACCGAACGGAACATCGCATTATCCGCCGAGCCAAAATTACGACCCTGCTGATGGCTGCTTTGGTGGGTGTTCTGGGTGTTCTGTTGCTGTACTGGCCGCAATATAGCTGGCCGCATCTGTTTGCCAGTACGTCGGTTACTATACTCGGTACGGTGTATAGTTTACCACTGACGACTATTTTGTATGGCCTGCTGCTGGTCTATATTGAGGTCAACATGCTCATTATGCTGAACTTGCGGGGCGTGAAGGCCATTATGAAAGCCTGCCAGTTTCCGCGAGCACACGACCCGCAGTATGAAACGCATCTGCGGGCACTGGCCGATGCAGCCTTGCAACGCAGTAGCCGGGGCTTGCTCCGGTTTGGTATCGACCCATACCTGACCATGCCGCGCTGGGGCCTTACTATTTATTTTCTGTTAAACCTGGCGAAAGCCGCGTTGGGTAGTCTGGTGCTCAAGTTCTTACTCCGCCGTTTTTTAGGCCGTTTTGCGTTTCGGCAAGTAACCGATCTGGCGGGTATGCCCGTTTATGCCCTCTGGAATGCGTGGTCATCATGGCGTGTATTGCACGAAGCCCAGATTCGGGTTATAGCTCCTGCAACAATTCAGGAGTTTGTGAATGAATTATATGACGAATGGAAAAACGACCCGCAGTTTCAGCGGCTCATTCTGGAAGCGTTGCAATACGCAGCTATCATGAAACGGCAGTATAATTACGCTCATCACCTGCTGGTTGAAAAACTGATAGAACGCTTCAACCTGGAAACCACTCAAACGCTGACCGGGCATTTTGTCGAGCAGTTTGTTCAGGCTCCTGCCGATGTGCGTCATGGACTTGAGCGGCTGCTGATCTTCGGCGTTTTAATCGATGGGCGGCTATCGTGGGCCGAAAAGCAAAAACTGCGTCGATTGCGCCGAAGTGGTTTTCTGACGTATTCGTCTGATGATGTCGCCCGGCTTGGGCAGGAATACAACGAAGGAAAAGGGCTATGGGTTTGA